Proteins co-encoded in one Christiangramia fulva genomic window:
- the dinB gene encoding DNA polymerase IV, with amino-acid sequence MKTEKSIIHLDLDAFFVSVERRLDSRLMEKPVIVGGVGDRGVVAACSYETRPFGVHSGMAMKVARQLCPQAIVIKGNAGTYTKHSHEVTEIIKSKVPSFEKASVDEFYADLTGMDRFFGINQFAKELRQTIIKESGLPISFGLSQNKVVSKIATGEAKPNAEKVIQAGTERQFLAPLSVNKIPMIGNKTFQKLLNLGVRKVETIQNMPVEMLESVLGKNGRLIWKRANGIDFSPIIPFHERKSISTERTFNRDTIDMVRLHATLVAMAESLAYQLRRGNKLTSNVSVKIRYSDFQTQSKQAKIPYTSADHILIPKVEELFRQLYTRRLLIRLIGVKFSGLVGGNYQINLFDDSEEMLSLYNSLDKIKNRYGEHSVMRAVSMGAKTIGRMGNPFNGEPPVVLAHRKQ; translated from the coding sequence ATGAAAACAGAAAAATCGATTATTCATCTTGATCTGGATGCCTTCTTTGTATCGGTTGAAAGAAGGCTTGATTCCCGTCTTATGGAAAAACCCGTCATTGTAGGCGGGGTGGGCGATCGGGGAGTAGTAGCCGCATGCAGTTATGAAACCAGGCCTTTTGGAGTTCATTCGGGAATGGCTATGAAAGTCGCCCGCCAACTTTGTCCGCAGGCTATCGTGATCAAAGGGAATGCCGGTACTTACACCAAACATTCCCACGAGGTTACCGAAATCATCAAGAGTAAGGTTCCTTCTTTTGAAAAGGCAAGTGTGGATGAATTTTATGCCGATCTCACCGGGATGGATCGTTTTTTCGGTATCAATCAGTTTGCAAAAGAGTTAAGACAAACCATTATCAAAGAAAGCGGACTGCCTATTTCTTTCGGACTTTCCCAAAACAAGGTGGTTTCCAAGATCGCTACCGGTGAAGCCAAACCCAATGCCGAAAAAGTGATACAGGCGGGAACCGAAAGGCAGTTCCTGGCTCCGCTTAGCGTCAATAAAATTCCCATGATAGGGAATAAGACCTTTCAGAAGCTGCTGAATTTGGGTGTGCGAAAAGTGGAAACCATTCAGAATATGCCGGTGGAAATGCTGGAAAGCGTGCTGGGGAAAAACGGCCGACTTATATGGAAACGCGCGAATGGAATCGATTTTTCTCCTATTATTCCTTTCCATGAACGAAAATCAATTTCCACTGAAAGGACTTTTAACCGCGACACCATCGATATGGTTCGGCTGCATGCTACTTTGGTGGCAATGGCCGAAAGTCTTGCCTATCAGCTTCGAAGAGGAAATAAGCTTACCTCGAATGTGAGCGTGAAGATCAGGTATTCCGATTTCCAGACGCAGAGCAAACAGGCGAAAATTCCCTATACCAGTGCCGATCATATTCTTATTCCAAAGGTGGAAGAATTGTTCCGTCAGCTTTACACCCGCCGCTTGCTCATCAGGCTGATCGGTGTAAAATTCAGCGGACTCGTGGGCGGAAATTATCAGATCAATCTTTTCGACGATTCCGAAGAAATGCTGAGCCTCTACAATTCGCTGGACAAGATCAAAAACAGGTATGGCGAACATAGCGTGATGCGGGCGGTGAGCATGGGCGCGAAAACAATCGGGAGAATGGGAAATCCCTTTAACGGGGAACCACCGGTGGTTTTGGCGCATCGAAAACAGTAA
- a CDS encoding helix-turn-helix domain-containing protein has product MKIKPIKTEKDYQNALHRLDEIFDAKRGTEEADELEILSILIDNYENENFPIEMPDPIEAIKFRMEQMGMKQKDLEEVFGFKSRVSEILSKKRKLTLDMIRNLNTKLHIPTEVLIQDY; this is encoded by the coding sequence ATGAAAATAAAACCTATAAAAACCGAAAAAGATTATCAAAATGCTCTTCATCGTCTTGATGAAATCTTTGATGCTAAAAGAGGAACAGAAGAAGCTGATGAGTTAGAGATTTTATCTATCCTGATTGACAATTATGAAAATGAAAATTTCCCAATAGAAATGCCAGATCCCATTGAGGCCATAAAATTCAGAATGGAGCAAATGGGAATGAAACAAAAAGATTTAGAAGAAGTTTTTGGATTCAAAAGCAGAGTAAGTGAAATATTAAGCAAAAAGAGAAAACTTACCTTAGATATGATAAGAAATCTTAATACAAAACTGCATATTCCAACCGAAGTTCTAATTCAGGATTATTAA
- a CDS encoding NAD(P)-dependent oxidoreductase produces the protein MMKFNKIVVIDQTKLNEEALKELQELSEQEIGVYSDYPEKKEEIIKRIGDADTIIVSWHTQINEEIIDACPNLKYIGMACSLYDDESVNVAVNYAREKNIKVTGIFDYGDPGVAEFIISELIQLLNGYKGKQWKEDQHELTDLKIGIIGLGVTGKLLADCLLPFGADLYYFSRSPKKDYEAKGVKYLELGELLNTVEVVSFHLPKNVNLLTEKEFFQFGNGKILINTSLGLPFDEKAFQKWIKKDGNFAIFDADGKASLSKDILDNSNIITSDKSAGWSAQTQQRRSAKVVKNVKDYLMS, from the coding sequence ATGATGAAATTCAACAAAATAGTCGTCATAGATCAAACCAAACTCAACGAAGAAGCTTTAAAAGAGCTTCAGGAATTGAGCGAGCAGGAGATTGGAGTATATTCCGATTATCCTGAAAAGAAAGAGGAAATCATCAAAAGGATCGGCGATGCCGATACCATTATTGTTTCCTGGCATACTCAAATAAATGAAGAGATCATCGATGCCTGTCCCAACCTGAAATATATCGGGATGGCCTGCAGTCTCTATGACGATGAATCGGTTAACGTGGCGGTGAATTATGCTCGCGAAAAGAATATTAAAGTAACAGGAATTTTTGATTATGGTGATCCCGGGGTGGCTGAGTTTATTATTTCTGAATTGATCCAATTGCTTAACGGGTATAAAGGAAAACAATGGAAAGAAGATCAGCATGAATTGACAGATCTGAAAATAGGCATTATCGGACTTGGAGTTACGGGTAAATTGCTTGCCGACTGTCTGCTGCCTTTTGGGGCTGATCTTTATTATTTCAGCCGTAGCCCCAAAAAGGATTATGAAGCGAAAGGTGTAAAATACCTGGAGCTTGGAGAACTTCTAAATACTGTTGAGGTTGTTTCTTTTCATCTTCCGAAAAATGTAAACCTTTTAACCGAAAAGGAGTTTTTCCAATTTGGAAATGGCAAGATCCTTATCAACACTTCACTGGGACTTCCCTTTGATGAAAAGGCCTTTCAAAAATGGATAAAGAAAGATGGTAATTTTGCCATTTTCGATGCCGATGGGAAAGCATCTCTTTCCAAAGACATACTTGATAATTCCAATATTATCACCTCCGATAAAAGTGCAGGCTGGTCTGCTCAGACGCAGCAAAGACGCTCTGCTAAAGTGGTAAAGAATGTGAAGGATTATCTGATGTCTTAG
- a CDS encoding nitroreductase family protein, whose protein sequence is MSSDKKIINGFEHIRYRQERFSDKEMILKSRHFYEKMNERRSVRHFSDEKVPVEVIKNLIKTAGTAPSGAHKQPWKFCAISNNKLKAKIREAAEIEEITNYATRMSERWLEDLAPLGTDSNKEFLETAPWLIIVFKEVFGLGENGEKETNYYVNESVGIACGMLISAIHNAGLVTLTHTPSPMNFLSEILERPKNERAFLLLPVGYPAEEVYVPNIFRKDLGEIADFYL, encoded by the coding sequence ATGTCTTCTGATAAAAAAATCATCAACGGTTTTGAACATATTCGCTATCGGCAGGAGCGTTTTTCCGATAAGGAAATGATCCTGAAAAGTCGGCACTTTTATGAAAAGATGAATGAGCGCCGATCGGTCAGGCACTTTTCTGATGAAAAAGTACCGGTAGAGGTGATAAAGAATCTCATCAAAACAGCGGGAACAGCGCCTTCAGGAGCTCATAAACAGCCCTGGAAATTTTGCGCCATTTCAAATAATAAATTGAAAGCCAAGATCAGGGAAGCCGCCGAAATTGAAGAAATAACAAACTACGCCACGAGAATGAGCGAGCGCTGGCTGGAAGATCTGGCGCCATTGGGCACCGACAGCAATAAGGAGTTCCTGGAAACTGCTCCATGGTTAATTATAGTTTTTAAAGAAGTATTCGGGTTGGGCGAAAATGGTGAAAAAGAGACGAATTATTATGTGAATGAATCGGTAGGAATTGCCTGCGGAATGTTGATCTCGGCGATTCATAATGCCGGCCTGGTCACTTTAACGCACACTCCAAGCCCCATGAACTTTCTTTCGGAAATCCTGGAAAGGCCAAAGAACGAAAGAGCCTTCTTACTGCTTCCCGTAGGATATCCCGCAGAAGAGGTATATGTTCCTAATATTTTCAGAAAAGACCTGGGAGAAATAGCTGATTTTTATCTTTAA
- the accC gene encoding acetyl-CoA carboxylase biotin carboxylase subunit, which translates to MKKILVANRGEIALRVMKTIKKMGIATVAVFSEADRNAPHVKFADEAVCIGKAPSSESYLRGENIVEVAKELKVDGIHPGYGFLSENAEFAELVEKNGITWIGPGSNAIKIMGSKLAAKDAVKKYDIPMVPGIDKAIADTEKAKEIAKEIGFPILIKASAGGGGKGMRIVEKEKDLDDQMKRAISEAESAFGDGSVFIEKYVTSPRHIEIQVLCDKHGNFMHLFERECSIQRRHQKVVEEAPSVVLDEKLRKEMGEAAVKVAKACDYVGAGTVEFIFDQDRNFYFLEMNTRLQVEHPVTEYITGIDLVEEQIRIARGEKLSFSQEDLSITGHAMELRVYAEDPLEDFMPSTGKLEKYQTPSGKNIRLDNGFEEGMEVPIYYDPMLAKLITYGKTREEAIELMIEAIDDYIVEGVSTTLPFGKFVFQHEAFRSGNFDTHFVKNYYSPEKLQEATEQEARLAAILALKQYLKDKEQLRLPHNQA; encoded by the coding sequence ATGAAGAAAATATTAGTTGCCAACCGCGGGGAGATTGCCTTAAGGGTGATGAAGACCATCAAGAAAATGGGAATCGCTACCGTGGCCGTTTTTTCAGAAGCCGATCGCAATGCACCACATGTAAAATTTGCCGATGAAGCGGTTTGTATTGGAAAAGCTCCCTCCAGTGAATCCTATTTGCGCGGAGAAAATATCGTCGAAGTGGCTAAAGAACTGAAGGTGGATGGCATTCATCCCGGCTACGGATTCCTTAGTGAAAATGCTGAATTCGCTGAATTGGTCGAGAAGAATGGAATCACATGGATAGGTCCGGGCTCAAATGCCATCAAGATTATGGGAAGCAAACTTGCCGCCAAAGACGCGGTAAAAAAATATGATATTCCGATGGTACCCGGTATCGATAAAGCGATTGCCGATACCGAAAAAGCGAAAGAAATAGCAAAGGAGATCGGCTTTCCAATTTTGATCAAAGCTTCTGCCGGAGGTGGTGGAAAGGGAATGCGTATCGTGGAAAAGGAAAAGGATCTCGACGACCAGATGAAACGTGCCATCAGCGAAGCTGAATCGGCTTTTGGCGATGGTTCTGTCTTTATCGAAAAATATGTGACTTCGCCAAGACATATCGAAATCCAGGTGTTATGCGATAAACATGGCAATTTTATGCATCTTTTCGAGCGGGAATGCAGTATTCAGCGAAGACATCAGAAAGTGGTGGAAGAGGCGCCTTCGGTAGTGCTTGACGAAAAGCTCCGTAAAGAAATGGGAGAAGCCGCGGTAAAAGTGGCTAAAGCCTGTGATTATGTGGGTGCGGGAACTGTAGAGTTTATTTTTGATCAGGACCGGAATTTTTATTTCCTGGAGATGAATACGCGACTTCAGGTGGAACATCCGGTCACCGAATACATTACGGGAATCGATCTCGTTGAAGAACAGATCAGGATCGCTCGTGGCGAAAAATTGAGCTTTTCTCAGGAGGATCTTAGTATTACCGGGCACGCTATGGAGCTTCGGGTGTATGCCGAAGATCCGCTTGAAGATTTTATGCCCAGTACCGGAAAACTGGAAAAATACCAGACGCCTTCCGGAAAGAATATCCGCCTTGATAACGGCTTTGAAGAAGGGATGGAAGTCCCGATCTATTATGATCCCATGCTCGCCAAGTTGATCACTTACGGGAAGACCCGTGAGGAAGCCATTGAGCTGATGATCGAAGCCATCGATGATTATATCGTGGAAGGGGTAAGTACGACTTTGCCTTTCGGAAAATTTGTATTTCAGCATGAAGCTTTTCGAAGTGGAAATTTCGACACCCATTTCGTGAAAAACTATTATTCTCCTGAAAAACTGCAAGAAGCCACCGAGCAGGAAGCAAGGCTCGCAGCCATTCTTGCATTGAAGCAATATTTGAAAGATAAGGAACAACTTCGCCTGCCGCATAACCAGGCTTAG
- a CDS encoding acyl-CoA carboxylase subunit beta, translated as MSKNLDKLKEKIAEAHKGGGEKRIAKQHEKKKLTARERIDYLLDENSFEEIGILVTHRTSDFGMDKQKFYGDGVVTGYGTINGRLVYVFAQDFTVFGGSLSETHAEKICKIMDMAVKVGAPLIGLNDSGGARIQEGVKSLGGYADIFHRNVKASGVVPQISAIMGPCAGGAVYSPAMTDFTLMVEDTSYMFVTGPNVVKTVTNEEVTAEELGGASTHSTKSGVTHVTAANDIVCLENIKQLISYMPQSNKHAPEKLPYELGDEHREVLENIVPDSSNKPYDMHEVIKGIIDEDSFFEIHKNYAENIIVGFARLGGRSVGIIANQPMSLAGVLDVSSSKKAARFTRFCDCFNIPLLVLVDVPGFLPGTDQEWNGIILHGAKLLYALSEATVPKVTVITRKAYGGAYDVMNSKHIGADFNFAWPTAEIAVMGPKGASEIIFRKEIQEADDPEKKLAEKEAEYAEKFATPFEAAQRGFIDEVIMPGDTRRKLIKAFSALETKSVLRPNRKHGNIPL; from the coding sequence ATGAGCAAAAATCTCGATAAGTTAAAGGAAAAGATTGCCGAAGCCCACAAAGGCGGAGGCGAAAAACGCATTGCCAAACAGCACGAAAAGAAAAAGCTCACCGCCCGGGAGCGAATCGATTACCTGCTGGATGAAAATTCTTTTGAAGAAATAGGTATTCTGGTGACTCACCGTACCAGCGATTTTGGAATGGATAAGCAGAAATTCTACGGCGATGGTGTGGTAACAGGTTATGGAACCATCAATGGACGACTCGTATACGTTTTTGCCCAGGATTTTACCGTTTTCGGAGGATCGCTTTCTGAAACTCACGCCGAAAAGATCTGCAAGATCATGGACATGGCGGTAAAAGTGGGAGCACCGCTGATCGGTTTGAACGATTCCGGTGGCGCGCGAATCCAGGAGGGGGTGAAGTCCCTGGGCGGTTATGCCGATATTTTCCACAGAAATGTAAAAGCTTCGGGAGTGGTTCCGCAAATTTCAGCCATCATGGGTCCCTGCGCCGGTGGTGCCGTGTATTCTCCCGCGATGACCGATTTTACGCTGATGGTGGAAGATACTTCCTATATGTTTGTGACCGGCCCGAACGTGGTGAAAACGGTGACCAATGAAGAAGTTACGGCAGAAGAGCTTGGGGGAGCGAGCACGCATTCTACCAAATCGGGAGTGACTCATGTTACTGCTGCCAATGATATCGTTTGCCTGGAGAATATCAAACAGTTAATTTCTTATATGCCGCAGAGCAATAAACATGCTCCCGAAAAGCTTCCGTATGAACTCGGCGATGAGCATCGTGAGGTGCTGGAAAATATCGTTCCCGACAGTTCCAATAAACCTTACGATATGCACGAGGTGATAAAGGGAATTATCGACGAGGATTCTTTCTTTGAAATTCATAAGAATTACGCCGAGAATATCATCGTAGGTTTTGCCAGGTTAGGCGGGAGAAGTGTTGGGATTATCGCCAATCAGCCGATGAGCCTTGCAGGAGTGCTGGATGTGAGTTCTTCCAAAAAAGCGGCCCGGTTTACCCGTTTTTGTGATTGTTTCAATATCCCGTTGCTGGTATTGGTTGATGTGCCGGGATTCCTTCCGGGAACCGACCAGGAATGGAATGGAATTATCCTTCACGGCGCCAAGCTTCTGTATGCATTAAGCGAAGCCACCGTGCCGAAAGTGACGGTTATTACCCGGAAGGCTTATGGTGGCGCTTACGATGTGATGAATTCGAAACACATCGGCGCCGATTTTAATTTTGCCTGGCCAACAGCAGAGATCGCGGTAATGGGACCTAAGGGAGCTTCTGAAATCATTTTCAGAAAGGAGATCCAGGAGGCAGATGATCCCGAGAAAAAGCTAGCCGAAAAAGAAGCCGAATATGCCGAAAAATTCGCCACTCCTTTTGAAGCAGCCCAACGCGGATTCATCGATGAGGTGATCATGCCAGGAGATACACGAAGAAAACTGATCAAAGCCTTTAGTGCCCTCGAAACGAAATCGGTTTTAAGGCCAAACCGAAAGCATGGAAATATTCCCCTTTAG
- a CDS encoding aldo/keto reductase has product MSREVLKEKIGIGGVAIGNCFEVVTDKRAEETLEAAWEGGIRYYDTSPWYGLGLSERRFGHFLHNQNRDDYILSTKVGRILKVTGNIPKTMWKEPPAFDYEYDYSAEAVRRSIEDSLQRLGIERIDYVFIHDLSPDHNDEYKDGVSWLDHFEVARKGAMPELTKMREEGIIKGWGLGVNTIEPIVKTLEETDADPDIFLSAIQYSMVNHKESIEKLFPVIEKHDVGLIAAAPFNAGLLSGKDRYNYSGEMPEDKLKKFEKIRDIAKKHEVELSTASLQFSQAPKVVNTVLAGASKPEQVRENAKAFDVKISSDFWKELKNEGLIDERAELPG; this is encoded by the coding sequence ATGAGCAGAGAAGTATTAAAAGAAAAAATAGGAATTGGTGGTGTAGCCATTGGTAATTGCTTTGAAGTAGTAACCGATAAAAGAGCTGAAGAAACGCTGGAAGCAGCCTGGGAAGGAGGTATCAGGTATTACGACACTTCCCCATGGTACGGCCTGGGACTAAGCGAACGTCGTTTTGGTCATTTTTTGCATAACCAGAACCGCGACGACTATATTCTCAGTACCAAAGTAGGCAGAATCCTGAAAGTGACCGGCAATATTCCCAAAACCATGTGGAAAGAACCGCCAGCCTTCGATTATGAATATGATTACAGCGCAGAAGCGGTGAGAAGATCTATTGAAGACAGCCTGCAGCGATTAGGGATAGAACGTATTGATTATGTTTTCATTCACGACCTTTCGCCAGATCACAATGATGAATATAAAGATGGGGTTAGCTGGCTGGACCATTTTGAAGTAGCCCGAAAAGGCGCTATGCCAGAACTTACCAAAATGCGTGAAGAAGGTATTATAAAAGGCTGGGGGCTTGGTGTGAATACCATTGAACCTATCGTAAAAACGCTGGAGGAAACAGATGCCGATCCCGATATTTTTCTTTCGGCTATTCAGTATTCCATGGTCAATCACAAAGAATCTATTGAGAAACTGTTCCCGGTTATTGAGAAACACGATGTGGGACTTATTGCCGCGGCGCCTTTCAACGCCGGACTGCTGTCTGGCAAAGATCGCTACAACTACAGTGGAGAAATGCCTGAAGATAAGCTAAAGAAATTTGAGAAAATCAGAGATATTGCTAAAAAACATGAAGTTGAACTTAGCACTGCTTCCCTTCAGTTTTCCCAGGCGCCAAAAGTGGTGAATACTGTACTTGCCGGAGCCAGTAAACCGGAACAGGTAAGGGAAAACGCGAAGGCTTTTGATGTGAAAATCTCATCTGATTTCTGGAAAGAGCTGAAAAATGAAGGACTTATTGATGAAAGGGCTGAACTTCCAGGTTAA
- a CDS encoding type II toxin-antitoxin system HigB family toxin: MRIIAKRTLRDFWIKHADAEQQLKSWYRETEKTEWENINELRKDYPSASILQDNRIVFNIKGNNYRLIVKFNFEYKICWIRFIGTHPEYDKIDSNTI, from the coding sequence GTGAGAATTATTGCAAAACGAACCTTACGGGATTTTTGGATAAAACATGCTGACGCTGAGCAACAATTAAAATCCTGGTACCGGGAAACCGAAAAAACGGAATGGGAAAATATAAATGAGTTAAGGAAAGATTATCCCAGTGCAAGCATTTTACAGGACAACCGAATCGTTTTTAATATCAAAGGAAATAATTATCGGCTAATTGTAAAATTTAACTTTGAGTATAAAATTTGCTGGATAAGATTTATTGGAACTCATCCAGAGTATGACAAAATAGATTCAAATACCATTTGA
- a CDS encoding MBL fold metallo-hydrolase, giving the protein MTIKQFKDAPLAHYSYAIVSEGKMALVDPSRNPVQYYRYAEEQNAKIVAVFETHPHADFVSSHLQIRQETGATIYVSKLLGADYEHQAFDEGQFTEMGKVRFSALNTPGHSPDSITIVAKDGDETALFTGDTLFIGNVGRPDLRENAGNMRAKRVELAKEMYNTMKTKFNDLPDDALVYPAHGAGSLCGKNMSDASSSTLGNERQGNWAFKEQTEEEFVEEILKDQPFIPSYFGFNVDVNKTGPENVQRTKWANDLLLNVNSVEKDILVVDTRDGKAYKKAHLPNSINIMARTEDDKYETWLGAIIEPKEQFYLVVESIDKLEEILERTAKIGYEKQIKAVITLGAEVSAKSDQLDVEEFKKNKDDYTIVDIRNNSELAEGKIFDSAIGIPLNELRDRVDEVPADKPIVVHCAGGYRSSAGASILENHCKNTKVYDLGEAIKDFQ; this is encoded by the coding sequence ATGACTATAAAACAATTTAAAGATGCTCCGCTTGCCCATTATTCCTATGCGATTGTAAGTGAAGGAAAGATGGCGCTGGTAGATCCCTCGCGTAATCCCGTGCAATACTACAGGTATGCAGAAGAGCAAAACGCGAAGATCGTGGCGGTATTTGAAACGCATCCGCACGCCGATTTTGTAAGTAGCCATTTGCAGATACGTCAGGAAACAGGAGCGACCATATATGTGAGCAAACTATTAGGTGCCGATTATGAGCATCAGGCTTTTGATGAAGGACAGTTTACCGAAATGGGAAAAGTCCGCTTTAGCGCGCTCAATACTCCGGGCCATTCTCCCGACAGTATAACCATTGTCGCTAAAGACGGTGATGAAACGGCGCTCTTTACCGGAGACACGCTTTTCATCGGAAACGTGGGAAGACCCGATCTTCGTGAAAATGCAGGAAATATGCGTGCAAAAAGGGTGGAACTGGCCAAAGAGATGTACAACACCATGAAGACCAAGTTTAACGATCTTCCAGACGATGCGCTTGTTTATCCGGCTCACGGTGCCGGTTCGCTTTGCGGAAAAAACATGAGCGACGCTTCCTCGAGTACCCTTGGAAATGAACGTCAGGGAAACTGGGCCTTTAAAGAGCAAACCGAAGAAGAATTTGTGGAGGAAATCCTGAAAGATCAGCCTTTTATTCCATCTTATTTCGGTTTTAATGTGGATGTAAATAAAACAGGTCCCGAAAATGTTCAGAGAACAAAATGGGCAAATGATCTTTTGCTCAATGTGAACTCGGTTGAGAAGGATATACTCGTTGTAGATACCCGGGACGGAAAGGCATATAAAAAGGCTCATCTGCCTAATAGTATCAATATCATGGCACGAACTGAAGATGATAAATATGAGACCTGGCTGGGAGCGATCATTGAGCCGAAAGAACAGTTTTACCTGGTTGTGGAATCAATAGACAAACTGGAGGAAATTCTGGAGAGAACTGCCAAGATCGGGTATGAAAAACAGATAAAAGCCGTGATCACTTTAGGTGCTGAAGTTTCTGCAAAATCTGATCAGTTGGACGTTGAAGAATTCAAAAAGAATAAGGATGATTACACGATTGTTGACATTCGCAACAACAGTGAACTCGCCGAAGGTAAGATTTTCGATAGCGCGATTGGAATTCCACTGAATGAACTTCGCGACCGTGTCGACGAGGTTCCTGCAGACAAACCTATAGTGGTGCACTGCGCAGGTGGCTACCGTTCTTCAGCCGGTGCAAGTATTCTGGAGAACCATTGTAAGAATACGAAAGTGTATGACCTAGGTGAAGCTATAAAAGACTTTCAGTAA
- a CDS encoding acetyl-CoA carboxylase biotin carboxyl carrier protein subunit, whose amino-acid sequence MDKTYKVSVNGQFDFTFTKEEIEALDARQLNKTHFHLLQKNRSFKADIFKSDFLHRHYEIKINSGIYRVKINNELDQLIDEMGLSLGSAQQINDIKAPMPGLILEVSVEEGTEVKEGDYLLVLEAMKMENTLTAPRDGVVKSVSVSKGDTVDKNQLLIEME is encoded by the coding sequence ATGGATAAAACTTACAAGGTCAGCGTAAATGGCCAATTTGACTTTACATTCACTAAAGAAGAAATCGAGGCGCTGGATGCCCGGCAACTCAATAAAACTCATTTTCATCTTCTTCAGAAAAATCGCTCTTTCAAAGCGGACATTTTCAAATCTGATTTTCTACACCGGCATTATGAGATCAAAATAAACTCCGGGATTTACCGGGTAAAGATCAATAATGAACTGGATCAGCTCATCGATGAGATGGGACTTTCTCTGGGAAGTGCGCAGCAGATCAACGATATCAAAGCGCCTATGCCGGGTCTGATTCTCGAGGTAAGCGTAGAGGAAGGCACTGAGGTGAAAGAAGGCGATTATTTACTGGTTCTCGAGGCCATGAAAATGGAAAATACACTTACCGCTCCAAGAGACGGAGTAGTGAAATCGGTTAGCGTTTCTAAAGGAGACACGGTTGATAAGAATCAGCTGCTCATAGAAATGGAATAA
- a CDS encoding sterol desaturase family protein, translating into MEKYLHIIIDSFTGYFNYLYNEIVHPSWTSYFYWLIALSFMVWMLEIVNPWRRNQEIFRKGFWLDSFYILFNFFLFSLIGYNALSNVGVELFNDFLSLFGITNIVAIKVDSLPVWTQLLVMFVIADFIQWNVHRQLHRRAWLWEFHKVHHSVKEMGFAAQFRFHFMETIIYKSVQYIPLAMIGFGIKEFFVVHMFTVLVGHLNHANVGWNYGIFGYVFNNPKMHIWHHSKDFPEEHPYGMNFGLSLSIWDYLFGTAYIPKNGQNIELGFKGDDDFPEDFGNQVLFPFRRKRD; encoded by the coding sequence GTGGAAAAATACCTACATATCATCATCGATTCGTTTACGGGATATTTCAATTATCTCTATAACGAAATAGTGCATCCCTCGTGGACCAGCTATTTTTACTGGCTAATTGCACTTTCGTTTATGGTATGGATGCTGGAGATTGTCAATCCCTGGAGAAGAAATCAGGAGATATTCAGAAAAGGCTTCTGGCTGGATTCTTTTTATATTCTCTTTAATTTCTTCCTTTTTTCGCTTATCGGCTATAACGCCCTGAGCAATGTGGGGGTTGAGCTTTTTAATGATTTTTTGTCGCTCTTTGGAATTACAAATATCGTTGCTATTAAGGTAGATTCTTTGCCGGTTTGGACGCAACTGCTCGTTATGTTTGTGATCGCCGATTTCATTCAGTGGAATGTTCACCGGCAGTTGCATCGCAGAGCCTGGTTGTGGGAATTCCATAAAGTTCATCACAGTGTGAAAGAAATGGGATTTGCCGCGCAGTTTCGCTTCCATTTTATGGAAACCATTATTTATAAATCGGTGCAGTACATCCCGCTGGCGATGATAGGTTTCGGAATAAAGGAATTTTTCGTGGTGCATATGTTTACCGTCCTGGTAGGGCATCTTAACCACGCCAATGTTGGCTGGAATTATGGTATTTTTGGGTATGTTTTCAATAATCCGAAAATGCATATCTGGCACCATTCAAAAGATTTCCCGGAAGAACATCCTTACGGAATGAATTTCGGATTAAGTTTAAGTATCTGGGATTATCTCTTCGGAACGGCTTATATTCCGAAGAACGGACAGAATATTGAACTTGGCTTTAAAGGCGACGATGATTTCCCCGAAGATTTTGGCAATCAGGTATTGTTTCCTTTCAGAAGAAAACGAGATTAA